One window from the genome of Pandoraea fibrosis encodes:
- a CDS encoding MFS transporter — MPIPRIDLRALIDERPFGRYQIFVTALCALIVFLDGFDAQAIGYVAPAIVHALNIERSALSPVFSASLVGLTLGALVGGPVSDRIGRRPVLIAGMLIFGAMSLATALAQSVTSLLLLRLATGIGLGCVMPNAIALTSEFAPERVRSTAIMVMFCGFSLGAALGGLAAAGLIRDFGWPSVFIVGGVLPLLAALIAWRSLPESPRFLIVRAKDPARLRRVLRKLAPDLPADAQIDGGTDLHAASRTGVSALFADKRARITLLLWVIFFMSLMDLYFLSSWLPTVIHDAGIALDTAALITSMLQIGGTLGTLTLGRVFDRVSPFKALGVVYLCAAGCIVLVGLAGTSVNVLAATIFGAGFCVVGGQIGANALAARTYPTAIRGTGVGWALGIGRIGSIVGPIVGGVLLALHWDPQHLFMIAALPVFLASVAAFMISVGARYEAHRAARAAGEANS; from the coding sequence ATGCCCATCCCCCGCATCGATCTGCGCGCGCTCATCGACGAGCGACCCTTTGGCCGATATCAGATATTCGTCACGGCGCTGTGCGCGCTGATCGTCTTTCTCGACGGTTTCGACGCGCAGGCCATCGGCTATGTCGCGCCGGCCATTGTCCATGCGCTGAACATCGAGCGCTCGGCGCTCAGCCCGGTGTTTTCGGCGAGTCTCGTCGGTCTTACGCTCGGTGCGCTCGTCGGTGGCCCGGTATCGGATCGCATCGGACGCCGTCCGGTGCTCATCGCCGGCATGCTGATATTCGGCGCCATGTCGCTGGCCACCGCACTCGCCCAGTCGGTCACGTCGCTGCTCCTGCTGCGGCTCGCCACGGGCATTGGTCTGGGGTGCGTCATGCCGAACGCCATCGCGCTCACCAGCGAGTTCGCCCCCGAACGCGTTCGCTCGACCGCCATCATGGTGATGTTCTGCGGCTTCTCGCTGGGCGCCGCGCTGGGCGGTCTCGCCGCCGCCGGACTGATTCGCGACTTCGGCTGGCCATCCGTTTTCATCGTGGGCGGCGTGCTGCCCCTGCTTGCCGCACTGATCGCGTGGCGCAGTCTGCCGGAGTCGCCGCGTTTTCTCATCGTTCGCGCGAAGGACCCGGCACGTCTGCGACGCGTGCTCCGCAAGCTCGCGCCGGACCTGCCCGCCGATGCGCAGATCGACGGTGGCACCGATCTGCACGCCGCGTCTCGCACGGGCGTGAGCGCACTTTTCGCCGACAAACGCGCACGCATCACCCTGTTGCTCTGGGTGATTTTCTTCATGAGCCTGATGGATCTCTACTTCCTGTCGAGTTGGCTGCCCACCGTGATACACGACGCGGGCATCGCGCTGGATACGGCCGCGCTCATCACATCGATGCTCCAGATCGGCGGTACCCTCGGAACACTCACGCTGGGGCGAGTGTTCGACCGTGTATCGCCGTTCAAGGCGCTCGGCGTGGTCTATCTATGCGCAGCGGGATGTATCGTGCTGGTGGGTCTCGCAGGAACGTCGGTGAACGTGCTGGCCGCGACCATCTTCGGCGCAGGATTCTGCGTGGTGGGCGGGCAGATCGGCGCAAACGCGCTGGCAGCGCGCACCTATCCGACGGCGATTCGCGGCACCGGAGTCGGCTGGGCGCTGGGCATCGGCCGCATCGGCTCCATTGTCGGGCCGATCGTCGGAGGGGTACTGCTGGCCCTGCATTGGGACCCGCAGCATCTGTTCATGATCGCCGCGTTGCCGGTGTTCCTCGCCAGCGTCGCAGCGTTCATGATCAGCGTGGGCGCACGGTACGAAGCGCACCGTGCGGCCCGCGCCGCAGGAGAGGCGAACTCCTGA
- a CDS encoding gamma-glutamyltransferase family protein: MTQFNWQNPYPTPRLPVFARNIVSTSHPLAAQAGLRILWQGGNAVDAAIAAAACMTVVEPVSNGLGGDCFALIWDGKELHGLNASGVAPAAWNIDYFRKKYGEQHGIAKQPTRGVDTTTVPGVIAGWEALHAKFGKLPFADLMAPAIEIAERGHAVAHIVARKWAAAVPELKDLPGYAQTFMPNGRAPTTSEMIRLPGHACTLRMLAEQGPRAYYEGEIAQRIAAWSGEHGGALTTDDLRNYRADWVKPIEKDYRGYTVHEIPPNGQGIAALMALGILEKFDVSRLAVDRVHSQHLQIEAMKLAFADLYRYVADPRSMEVTPEQMLDDAYLTARAKLINPERASQFDFGMPKSGGTIYLSSADEQGMMVSFIQSNYMGFGSGVVVPDLGIALQNRGCGFSMDPKSANVVEGGKRPFHTIIPAFLTQKVDGKHEAVMSFGVMGGDMQPQGHLQSIVRMLDYGQQPQAACDAPRWKVNRDFTVDIESTLDRETVEGLVAMGHQLKSIDDPYMDFGSGQYIWRLDRNDPERGYVAASDSRRDGLAAGY, translated from the coding sequence ATGACGCAATTCAATTGGCAGAATCCGTACCCGACGCCGCGCCTGCCGGTGTTCGCCCGCAACATCGTGTCGACATCGCACCCGCTGGCCGCACAGGCCGGCCTGCGCATCCTGTGGCAGGGCGGCAATGCCGTCGACGCGGCCATTGCCGCCGCCGCCTGCATGACGGTCGTGGAGCCTGTATCCAACGGCCTCGGTGGCGACTGTTTCGCGCTGATCTGGGACGGCAAGGAACTGCACGGCCTGAACGCCTCGGGCGTTGCCCCGGCCGCGTGGAACATCGACTATTTCCGCAAGAAGTACGGCGAGCAGCATGGCATCGCCAAGCAACCGACGCGAGGCGTCGACACCACCACCGTGCCCGGTGTCATCGCCGGTTGGGAAGCCTTGCATGCGAAGTTCGGCAAATTGCCGTTCGCGGATCTCATGGCGCCGGCCATCGAGATTGCGGAGCGCGGCCATGCCGTGGCGCATATCGTTGCCCGCAAATGGGCGGCGGCCGTGCCCGAGTTGAAGGATTTGCCGGGCTATGCGCAAACGTTCATGCCGAACGGTCGTGCACCGACGACGAGCGAAATGATCCGCCTGCCGGGCCACGCGTGCACGTTGCGCATGCTCGCCGAGCAGGGGCCGCGCGCTTACTACGAAGGCGAGATCGCACAGCGCATCGCCGCGTGGTCTGGCGAGCATGGCGGCGCCCTGACGACCGACGATCTGCGCAACTATCGTGCCGACTGGGTCAAGCCCATCGAGAAGGACTATCGCGGCTACACCGTGCATGAGATTCCGCCGAACGGGCAGGGCATCGCGGCACTCATGGCGCTGGGCATTCTCGAGAAGTTCGATGTGTCGCGTCTGGCTGTCGATCGCGTGCACTCGCAGCACTTGCAGATCGAAGCGATGAAGCTCGCGTTCGCCGATCTCTATCGATATGTGGCCGATCCGCGTTCGATGGAAGTCACGCCCGAGCAGATGCTCGATGACGCTTACCTAACTGCCCGTGCCAAGCTCATCAACCCCGAGCGCGCATCGCAGTTCGACTTCGGCATGCCGAAATCCGGCGGCACGATCTACCTGTCGTCGGCCGACGAGCAGGGCATGATGGTGAGCTTCATCCAGTCGAACTACATGGGCTTCGGTTCCGGTGTCGTGGTGCCCGATCTGGGGATCGCCTTGCAGAATCGTGGCTGCGGCTTCTCGATGGACCCGAAGTCGGCCAACGTGGTCGAGGGCGGCAAGCGCCCGTTCCACACGATCATTCCGGCGTTCCTCACGCAGAAGGTCGATGGGAAGCACGAGGCCGTGATGAGTTTCGGCGTGATGGGCGGCGACATGCAGCCGCAAGGCCATCTGCAATCCATCGTGCGGATGCTCGACTACGGCCAGCAGCCGCAGGCGGCATGCGACGCACCGCGCTGGAAGGTCAATCGCGATTTCACCGTCGATATCGAATCGACGCTCGACCGCGAAACGGTGGAGGGGCTGGTCGCGATGGGCCATCAACTCAAGTCCATCGACGACCCGTACATGGACTTCGGCTCGGGCCAGTACATCTGGCGTCTGGATCGCAACGATCCGGAGCGCGGCTACGTTGCCGCCAGCGATAGCCGCCGCGACGGTCTGGCCGCCGGCTACTGA
- a CDS encoding ABC transporter permease codes for MAALPTTSSASSVPEGTATATTVAVTERLPQRRHRGLRKFARNRAAVAGAVIVAFAVIVAIFAPWLSPYDPIATSFMTVRQAPSALHWFGTDELGRDVLARMIFGARASLAAGVVSVGIAVIVGVPLGLLAGYFGRWVDAIVSRLADALLSIPFLILAIAMAAFLGASLTNAMIAIGVSAMPRFVRLARAQALTVKAEEYVEGARAIGLTDTRIIVRYILPNVLPPIIVQASLTVATAIIAEASLSFLGLGQLPPLPSWGSMLNTAKDFVEQAPWMSIFPGIAIFLTVLGFNLLGDGLRDALDPREQ; via the coding sequence ATGGCCGCATTGCCAACCACCTCTTCCGCATCGTCTGTACCCGAAGGCACGGCTACCGCCACGACGGTGGCCGTCACCGAGCGTTTGCCACAACGCCGCCATCGCGGTCTGCGCAAGTTCGCGCGCAACCGGGCGGCAGTCGCGGGCGCGGTGATCGTGGCGTTCGCGGTGATCGTCGCGATCTTCGCGCCGTGGCTCTCACCCTACGATCCCATCGCCACGAGCTTCATGACCGTGCGGCAGGCGCCCAGCGCACTGCACTGGTTCGGCACCGACGAACTGGGCCGCGACGTGCTCGCGCGCATGATCTTCGGTGCGCGGGCGTCGCTCGCGGCGGGTGTGGTGTCCGTCGGTATTGCGGTGATCGTTGGCGTGCCGCTGGGGTTGCTCGCCGGGTACTTCGGCCGTTGGGTCGATGCGATCGTGTCGCGACTGGCCGACGCGTTGTTGTCCATTCCGTTCCTGATCCTCGCGATTGCGATGGCGGCGTTTCTGGGCGCGAGCCTGACGAATGCGATGATCGCCATCGGCGTGTCGGCGATGCCGCGTTTCGTGCGGCTGGCGCGAGCCCAGGCGCTGACCGTCAAGGCAGAGGAGTATGTCGAAGGCGCGCGCGCCATCGGCCTGACCGACACGCGCATTATCGTGCGCTACATCCTGCCCAACGTGCTGCCGCCGATCATCGTGCAGGCGAGCCTGACGGTGGCGACCGCCATCATTGCCGAGGCGAGTCTGTCGTTTCTGGGGCTGGGGCAATTGCCGCCGTTGCCGTCGTGGGGCTCGATGCTCAATACGGCCAAGGACTTTGTCGAACAGGCGCCCTGGATGTCCATTTTTCCCGGTATCGCGATTTTTCTGACGGTACTCGGTTTCAACCTGCTGGGCGACGGCTTGCGAGACGCGCTCGATCCGCGCGAGCAATAA
- a CDS encoding ABC transporter permease: MLRLVVHRALVAIPTLIIVSMMIFGLQKMLPGDPVLAMAGEDQNPQVIAALREKYHLDKPLPTQYALWIGDVLHGNLGASLRTGEPVTTLIAQKLPVTLQLAMFGLVIAIGIGIPLGILSAANRGKAIDYGANVLALSGMSIPNFWLGILLIFLVSVRWQLLPSSGYVPPGEDLWMSLKTMVMPAFVLGAALGAQLMRHTRSAMLGVLRTDYIRTARAKGLLRGTVVLKHALRNALIPIVTVLALLFGELLAGAVLTEQVFTIPGFGKLIVDAVFNRDYAVVQGVVLVTAVGFIVLNLLADVLYVLLNPRLRRA; this comes from the coding sequence ATGCTGCGCCTCGTCGTTCATCGTGCGCTGGTCGCGATCCCCACACTCATCATCGTGTCGATGATGATCTTCGGGCTTCAGAAGATGTTGCCCGGCGATCCCGTGCTCGCGATGGCCGGCGAGGACCAGAACCCGCAGGTCATTGCCGCGCTGCGAGAGAAGTATCACCTCGACAAGCCGTTGCCCACGCAGTACGCCCTCTGGATTGGCGACGTGCTGCACGGCAATCTCGGCGCCTCGCTGCGCACGGGCGAGCCGGTCACGACGCTGATCGCGCAGAAGTTGCCCGTCACGCTGCAACTGGCGATGTTCGGGCTGGTGATCGCCATCGGGATCGGCATTCCGCTCGGTATCCTGTCGGCGGCGAATCGCGGCAAGGCCATCGATTACGGCGCGAACGTGCTGGCCTTGTCGGGCATGTCGATCCCGAACTTCTGGCTTGGCATTCTGCTGATCTTCCTGGTCTCGGTGCGCTGGCAGTTGCTGCCCTCGTCCGGCTATGTGCCGCCGGGCGAAGATCTGTGGATGAGTTTGAAGACGATGGTGATGCCCGCCTTCGTGCTCGGGGCGGCGCTGGGCGCACAGTTGATGCGCCACACACGCAGCGCCATGCTCGGTGTGCTGCGCACCGACTACATTCGCACGGCGCGCGCCAAAGGGCTCCTGCGCGGCACGGTGGTGCTCAAACATGCGCTGCGCAATGCGCTGATTCCTATCGTGACGGTGCTCGCGTTGCTGTTCGGCGAGTTGCTCGCCGGTGCCGTGCTCACCGAGCAGGTCTTCACCATTCCGGGCTTCGGCAAGCTGATCGTCGACGCCGTGTTCAACCGCGACTATGCCGTGGTGCAGGGTGTAGTGCTGGTGACGGCGGTGGGCTTCATCGTACTGAACCTGCTGGCCGACGTGCTTTACGTCCTGCTCAATCCGCGCCTGCGTCGCGCCTGA